gggATTTTAAGCTGTTTCGGGAGGCGCCTGGGACTCTCGACTCTTGCCGttcgagacggaggagatTGACCTCTCGACGGAGATCATTTATTTCACAGATCAAGGAAGCGTTCTCCTGCATGATTTTGATGTTGTCTTGTCGGTGGACTTCCGAGTCTTTGGCTAGGCGGCGTTTGAGAGACTCCACCGACTTCTCCAAATAGTCCCTCTGCCGATTTTGCTCCTTCAGGATATCAAAGTCGACGTCGTTCTTGGCGAGCTCGTTTGTGATGTACTTTTGGTAGAGACGCGTGAtcgcctctttccgtttcttcgggTCTTGAATGTTTTGAACGCACTCGTACAAGTCGTTCTTCATTCGCTTCATCTGTTGCTCGGCTATGGCAAGCTGCTGACGCCGGTCCACGATTTCGTCCTGGAGAGCGCGTTGTTTTAATTTCAACTGGCCCAACTCCAAATTCGCCAGTTTGTTCTGGCGATGGTAGTCGACGAGCTCTGCATCCATCGCCTGGATCTGGCGCTGCATGTCCGCAATCGTCTTGTCTTTTGGATCAATCATGGCTTTCAACTCCCGAATTTTGTGCCCCAACACGAATTTAAACTTTTCCAGTTCCTGGTTCTGTTTCTTCAACTCGTAAACCCTCTGCTCCTTGTCCCCAATCGTGCGATCGCGCTCCTGAATCTCCTTCAACACAATCTCCCGGTCTGTCAACAATTTGTCGATATCCTGGACAGACATCGCACCGCCCAGCGTCTCCCCGAGGAGGCCCACATTCAAACGGGTTCTGGAAGAAAACCTCAGAGATATCGTCGAAACGCGTGCCGAAGCAAAGCCACCATCTACAGTGAAGGGGAGGAATACTTTTTCAGAAACAAACTCGGGCGTTTCGTCTGAAGGGACAGCGGGGCGTCCAccccgcgcctctgcgcccAAAACTGGGCTCCGATTACACGGGAGCGACAGCGGAAGGCGCGTTCTTAACCCCGCCCCTGAATCGCTTCATATGAGAGAAGATCTGCCGCACTCATGAGCAAAAGGATGCTCCGGAAGGAACGGAACGCAACTGCGGAAACGCTCTGGACTCCTCTACTCAAACCCGACCGGCGCGCAGCGATGCGCTGTGAATTCACCCACAAATCGGTCAGCGGGTCGCCGATTTCACGGGGTGACCTAGTCTCGGAACCGGTTTCTCTGCTTACTGTTCGATATCTCTGGGATGCCTCTTCTTTATGCTTCAACTCTTCCTTGAGAAGTTCTGTTTGTTCCTTCAGATCCTCGTGGCGTTTTCTGTGGATGCCCGTCTGACCACGCAAACGGACTTTCTCGGCGTTCTCGTGCGCCAGCTTCTCCTCGTACGCCTCTTTCAGCTCCTCGATCTCTCTGCAGTTGGATTGAAAGCACGAGACAAGACGGAACAGAGAAACCCCAAAGCGTCCAGAGCAGCACGAGTAGTCCAACTTGCCGTACTTTTCTGACAAAAAGTGCGAAGAGCATCTGTGTTTCTAGGGACCGCAGGTTGATCTTTGGGCGCCCTAAGCTTCCGATAGAGCGTGCGCACAATTGCAGAGAGGGGACTCGTTCTTTTCCCAGCAGGTGACTGTTTTTCTTAGAGATCCCCGAAAACCAACCAGTTGACAAATCCCTACCGATCAGCATCTTCTTCGATTTGCCTCAGGAGCTCTTGGTGCGTTTTGAACGCGAGGTCCTGTTGTTCCCGGAGACTCGCGAGTTCATCGCGGGAAGCTTTCTTGGAAGATTCGAACTCCGCCGTCATTTCTGTaaaaacgaggaagcgtAAAGTGGCGACACCGTTTCAGAGAGACCCCAAGCGGCCACGGAAGACAGCTGCGGTcaacgaaaacgcgaacgaCACCGCACGTGGAGAATGGCACGCCTTGTCCTTCGAATCTCTCGACAGACGGACAGCACACACGGCCATCGTCAATGAGAGTCACAAGGCGCCAGCCAGAAAGTCGCGGCGCTACAGTTATCAGcgtgggagagagaggagaggaaatgaCCTTACGAGCAAGCTTGGCAGAGAAATCTTCGGTGACTTGTTTGAGGCGCTCTTCCCACGCTGCATTatcgcgttctctctcgcttaGGACTTTGTGGTACCTTGCGACTTCGATGGTCATTTTGTTTTGGAAATTCGTCTCCATCTGCTGAACGGTCGCTGCGTGCTTGTCTTCGCGGACCCGCTCTTGGTCCATGAACTCCTGTTCTTGctcttgcttttcttcgcgcagAATGTCGTACTTATTCCTGAGAGAAAGTTCAAAGTGCACGCACGCGTCTTGGAGAACGAATCGGGGATTCCCTCCGTGGAGAGGATTTCCACTTCGCAAGCACCAGCAAACAGACCGTTTTGTGTTGTGTTTTCAACACAGGGCTGAAGCCCCGCGGATAGCTTTTTCAAGGCTCTAAGGTATTTGGACATGCGAGAGCATTAGAGAGGCTGTGACGGAGGAGGAGCATCTCTCTACTTGCCCGGTACCACAGGTAAAGCCAGAGCGAAGAGGGATGACGCCAGTGGAAACCAAACACTTATCAGATGGACAGTGAGCACATTGCGACTCCACGGCCATGCTCACAAAGACGACTTGGAGACACGGTGAAGAAGCGTTTTaaacgaagaaagggatACTCCGTCCGGTTTCCGCTTCCGCGGTAAgatttctctcccgtcctcAATGCGTTCATCATCTTTGTCTGACCTTTCCAGCTCCAGTTCGTGGTTGTAGCGCTCTTCGAGTTGCAGCAGTTGTTCTTTGTGTTGTGTTTCTCGATTTCGGAGCTGGAAATCCATCTGGTTTGTCAGATCCTCGACTTGGCGCTCCAACTCAGTCATCTGAGCCTTGCGTTCACGCACTTGGGTCCGCGTCACGAGAACTTCATCTGTGTAGACCGTTGGCCCTGTCAACTCTTCTTCGTCATCAACTGCTCTGTCTTTGTCGACGATGCCGCATATGCACAGGGTACCGTCGATGCCGCACGAAATCACCAGCCTTTCGTCCTTCGAAACACAGATCCGCTGGACCGGCCCTGAAACACTCCCACAAGccggcgcagagacgctgAGGCCGAACCTATTTAAGACGTGTGTGTGAGAGCGCTCGAGTCAACTCTCAAGCAACAGGTGTTGTGGCCAGGCCACGAAACAATTCcaggagggaaggaagagtAAGCGGTCGAGGCTGAAGATCAATTTGCTTTTAGCTCCACGCGTGCAGTGCCTGCAGCTGTGCAGAAAGCAGCTTCAAATggacgcgtctctcgcagCGATTCCTGGCATCTGCGTGACTGCACAACCGATCGGGTTCCCAATAAAATCTGTTCAACTCACGTCCACACCGGGGCAGCGTAAACGTGGGCAGACAACTGAAACGACAGGGAGAATCTCGCGTAAGGAGGAGCATAATTTTTTATCTGCTGTGCcggagaaggacaggcagATGAAGCCTAGCATACAACGTCCGACATTAGGGCGAATCTGCGCGTACCAGCATGGCATTGATACCGAAGATATTCTCCTGTAAGTGGGAACGCATAGCTTCGGAGCTGTCCTGGTGCTCCAGGATCCGCTGTTCCAGCGAACAGCGCTCTGGTTGTTCTTggcaaggcgagagaagacagcgtgCTCCCGGCATCGTAGGTGTTGACCAGTTGCGAATTTGAAACCACCTTCAAAGAGTTGTCCGAACCGACAACAAAGAGGGTATTGAcggcctcctcgtcgccccgGCGGACGACAGCGCTGCTGAAGTTTATCCCTTTGTAGACCCAgtcagagagacggaggccCTCCTGAGAAGGAGGATGAGCAACAAGTCAGAAAGGATAAACCGCAGAAACAGGATGAGGAAAATGCGGCGCAGCTTTCAACACCTGTATGCGTTTCTGCCAGCAACTCGCTAGTTTTCTGTCACTTCAATGGTTTGTTGAGTatccagagaagacgaatgCTGCTTTTTCGACATGCCTCCGAAACGGTCCCTCGTTGTGGACAACGATCTCAGAAAAACAAGTATAAATCGGTGACAACACTGACCAAACATACCGTGTGTATATAGGTCAATATAGATTTGGTTTGTCACCTAGAGATGCTCAAATATAGGCTCGTCCGTCGTTTAGCTAGTGTTGTTTGCAGGTTGTTTGCTAGCCGGCTACATTCGGTTGGGGGTGACCATCGCTCCAGAAAAGGGCGACATGAAACACTGTGGACAGCGAGGGTTCGGGCAGGGACACGCATACGCAAGGATGATTGCTTCACAGGAGGATCGCTGTTCGATCACCCAGTGGGGTCCGTAGAGCTgtagagaaggaaaaggcacGGATGAAACTCGGAGTGAAAACACGTCGGGTTCTGCACATTGCTTTACCTTCATGACCGAGAACTCGTACACAGCTCCATCCATGCCTGTGGAGACGAGAATGGAATCGTCAGGCGACCAGCATAGCGACCGCACTTTCGAGTTATGGCCTCGTAGAGTAACTAGAGAGCGGCAAGTGTATGTCTCGTAGACTTGTATCAAATTGGAATGAACGGCCGCAAAGAGGTGGCCGCCATTCGAGAAGCGACATTCGCGACAGCCTTTGATGATGAACTCTCTCATCGTGGTGAGGTCGTCGAGTAACAAGTTCATGAGCCTGAACACCGAACCGAGCGGGAAACTATGCCAACTCGGTTTCTTGTTGTTCGGTGGATCCCGGCCGACAGTATGATTCAGGCGGATCCGTCGAAAGTTTTCGTGCTTCCTAATTTGCCGCCGCTGTCTTTTTTGCTTCGCAGAGAAGCACCAGGATACCTCGCCCCTCTcaacctctctctgtgtttcgtACTAAATGCGTGTACGCGGAAAAAGATTCGGGCGATACATGTGTAATACTTTCAAACGCGTTGCAAATGCCGCCAGCATCTAGCCTCCCAAGCTACAGGTCTGAGTAGACATGTCTACTGCTAGACCATCAATTTCCTTTCTTTTGGATTGGCTTTGGATGCGGCCGCACCGGAGCTTGTCGGAAAACCCCGCGAGGATGTGAAAACCCGACGGATGAAAAGCGACGCTGTAGACCTCTTCGGAGTAGAATTTGCAGAGCTCCATAGTGTTTTTGAGGAAATCCCAGACTCGGATGGatctgtcttctccgcacGTCACAATTAGCGGCTTTAGCTCACATACATCCAGTCCTGCGAGGAAACCGACTACCACAGACACACCAGTGTGTACTAGCCTTCGCTTGGGCAGGAATGGTAGTGGAAATTAAAGGACGATCACTGGATCGACTCGTACACCTGAGATAAGGTCGCAAATACCCTTCAGATCAGAATTATAGGGCTTGTGAAGCACAGTTTCAGTTAACGGAGAACACACTGAACGCCTGACCTTGACGCCGAACCTCTCTGTGTAATAACTCACTGTAACAATCTGCACAGCTCATATATGCCCATGGCTGATAGCTGAGTGGCTTTCTTCATGCGAAACGTTTCTACAGTTCCTCCTTCCAGAGGCTTGGCAAAGTTTTAGGGACGGTCTCAGCTTCTTACCGAGAATGGGACCAATATGGAACGGCGTATGGAGATAAGTGAGCCCTTGGTTTTCATCAccccctttctttctcgggaACTTAGTGGAAATTTGAAAAATTTGGGAATTTGAAAGGAATACACAAAGTGAGTCTTCGTGAGGCGAGAGAGTGATACTCGCCACTCGAGCACCTAAACGCATTAGAGAGAACGCAATCAAGCCGACGACCAACCGAAACACGGTCAGTCTTTCAAATCAAAAAAAGTGCAACGTCTGAAGGAGCGAAACCAATCTGCTTGCGAACACTTCAGCAGGGTATCTTTCGTGAAAGTCAAGTCGAACCTCTACAGCGGCCTTGACCTGTCGAGAGGTGAAGCGAGGAGCATTCCCTCTTTCCGTGATACAGAGGTTTTTTTTTGAGGGCAGTGTGTCTGTTACACCGCCAGAGCAGTGGCGACCGTTACCTGGGTTTTGGTGTTCGACTTTCAGCTCCATTGATGTTTTGTACTGGTCATCATCAGTTTTTTCATACATGTGCAACGTGGCATCTTCGCCGCCACAAATGAATCCTTTGCTGGTTGGAACGATACAGAGAACTGAACGCTTGGCACCCGGAGCACACGTCAGCGACCCTCTGAAGTCTCCTCCGTTGTCGAAGAGGACCAATTCACCTGAAGGCAGTTCCGTTAAATATTACACATATACAAGCTTCGTAGCTGTATTAGGTAAGTCCACTGGATGTTTTGAACAAAGAGTTCGCATTCGGCAGAAACACTTAGCAAGTGTATGTCCCGTACCTAGAAAAATACCAATAACGGACACGGACTTCCTCCGTACTCGCCACAATCCGGAGCTGTTTAGCGCGGAGTTGCTGTCAAGTGTAAATCAGTTCGCTTTGTATACCTTGGAGTAGATatttgtgtgtatatatatgtatatatatgcatatataacGGTAGAACGCTAGGGGCGCAGGCTGTTCTAAAACTgcatatcgatatatatatatatataccgcATTCGGCACATGAAAAGGCAGGCAGAAAACTACTGAAAGCAACTATTTTGTGCAGAAATACCTGTGTATATGGGTATGGCAATCATGCTCGTTCTCTGCATGAACGCCTGCTGGAGTACCTGCTTCCGTGCCGGCTACGATGTTTCCGTCGGCCAGCCAAGCATGGCAGGAATATCCTTGCCCCTCTCGCTTCAACAGGTGGTTCTGCATGGGGCGGAAACCCCCTTCCTGGAGCTTCATCAAACGACTCACTCCGTCGCCAATCATACAAACCACGTTGGAGTCAAGTGGATTGAAGGAACATTCGCAATAACGGATTTTTGAAGGGCCGTTGATCTGCGTggagcaagagaaaacgggcaAGAACTTGGCAAGAATCCCGTTcattcttctttctctttcgtcgtcTCGGGTGGCCTCACCAGAGCTATTCAAATCGGTACCCGACTCATATAGATCATGCGGGAGCAGCCAGGCCTGGGAAAAATAGAACGTTTTTTCTGAGCGTACGATAAACAGTGGCGTGTTACATCAGAAGTGAGATCAGCTACATACCACATCCAGGCCCACGAAGCCATCTCTGAGTATCATAGCACGTGAGCAGGGCATTGTTCACCAGAAAAACATGCTCATGCCTCCACATACCTTGTAAGAAGCGAGGACTTTGGGTTTCTCCCAGGCCCAGTATACAAGACACCAGTCGGGGGGGCCACCAAGAGCCAAGAGCATTTTGGTGTCGGCCGAAAACGCAAGACTGACGAAGCTGTTGGAGATGCACTCGACAAAGGCTAAAGACTTCTTCCTCTTATTCGTCAGTAGGTCGTGAATTGTCACCAAAGCTCTCTGCGTGCACCTCTCGCCGACTGCTAGGAACCTGAAAAAGCACAGTACACTCCCATCAGGCGAGAAGTTCAGTCCACAGGTGTGGCGCTAAGAGCAGGCCGCTTTTCTTGTGAAAGACGTCCACGGGGCTCATCGATAAACCACGCAAGTACGGGCCGCTCATCGCACACATCATCAACGCCACGCGCTAGGGAGAGTACCTCAAATCTTGAGAACGACGCGAGTGTGAGATGCCTTTGGGTCTCGCTTCCCCTTGAGGGCTTCACGGTTGGTACCATCGTGGACATTTCCAGGTCCGGATCTTGGGTGTACGAGacccagagagaaaaagtgcGGTCTACGTCACGACACTGTGACAAATAATGTTGTATAAGTTACTGTTAGCACAGTTAACTACAGTCGAGCCCACGTAAATGGTCTTGGAAGACGGCAACGTTGGAGGAGTCGAAGTTGATTGGCACGTACTAGAGGACACCTTCCCAGCTGAACGTGTTCGTTTCCAAGAGCGATGCCTCGCGAGGCTTCTCTGCGTGGTGGCTGAAACACCTCGAAGGTGTGGTTTTCAGAGTCCACGTTTCAGCACACCcgctttctttgtttccgtACCGCCTATTCGTGCTGATCGCTAGACAGGTGCATCCCAAGGATTCATCAGATCCAGGTAGGAACTTCTGCGTCCTCGTTTCGGTGGAATAAAGGACAACATGATGACCAGCTGGATAGGCAACCACCCCTTGTACAACGAAGTGGACAGCATTCTTGACCTCCGCCGTTGCGCCAAAGATGTGACGATACACCAAACTGACGGCTTGTGGCCCGGTGTTCGCCTCTTCGTCACATTCTTTGCCATGGCCAGAAGAACCTGTTGCACTGACGCTCGTAACCTGTCCTCCGGTGGTCTCTAAAGACGCCTGTGGTGACCCCGACGGATGTGAGCCTTCGTCCGGTCGGTTGTAATTCGTTGCCCGGCCTTTCTCCATGCCGAGTGCCGGCGAAGAGAACAGAGTGCAGCGTTTCTGTGGTTGAAAACCAAATGACTGCTACCCTTGACCGGGTACGTTTTCACGAATCGTGTACGATGCGCTTGGCTTTGCCCCGATTAGAAGAATATATAGGCAAGTGGACCGTCTGGCCATGAGTTGCCCGAAATGGCAGGAGCTGCCGCGAAACTTCGAAACAGTAGCACGAATGAAGTGACAGACATCCAGAAGTTGCTCGGTAAAACAGAATCATGGGTAGACTTTGCCTTGTTTTGAACGCAGCCTTTGGAGCGTTTCACCAGTCTCTGAAGTCCTGAATGTAGCTGGGCCCCTTCCTTCGAAGTTGAACGAATGGCGGAAGGAGCATTTATATGTTATGCATGTGCCAATGTATCCAAGCTGCACAGCATCATCTGGACGACATTATTGTTTCCAAACGCTTGTTCCTAAGAACCTCAACTTTGGGGGATGGAGCGAATGGAATCCGTACACCGCAGATTAAAATTGAGGACAACGTGCACGAACAAAGCGAATGTGATGTGAGTTACATCAATACGGTAAAACTGCCGTGGGGACAGTAAGACCCGTGACCGCTGAAGTCAGGTTGCGCCTTCTCCGAGACATATTTTCTTTTCAGCCACATGTTCGACACTTTGCAGTCACACGGCAGTCCTGCTATGTATTGCCCGTTGTGGTTGGTCGAGGCGTCTGAGTTATATGTGATTTGTTACAACGGGGTACCTCTCTCGTGCCGCTGAACACAACCGGGTTTGGATAATCAGCTGTATCGAAGCCCTGAACATACCCAACCGTTGTACCGTAACTCTATTACTAACAGCTTCACTAAAGATTTCGTTTTGACATCTGATAGGTGACCCGCCAGAAAGCGTGGGCCTCAAGAGGCCGGGTAACGAAGCGAAGCAACGCACTGCCACCCAGCTTGGAGTTGTTGGAAGCAAGCGTGGATCGTACACTTCAAGGAGAGACTGTTCCGggcagtgcatgcagccttTTTCCCAGCACAGGGTAAAGCCACACCGAAGGCCTTACAGGCAACAGCGTTGCAGCAGTCCAAGCTGGATTTACGGGCCACGGTGGTCCTTCGACACGCCAGCTTCTTTTATGAAACGGCACTTCAGACTATGCCAGTCAACCAAATTCCAACCTACCTTAGTCTTTCCTCTGTAGTTCAACAGCGCCAGGGCCTGAAATCGACGATGCCTTTGCTCCCACGCATGTGGTTGCCCGGTTCGTTAACGGGGCCCCCGTGCCCCACTGGAAAAGCAGACGAGATTGTTTGCTTGCTTTCGTCTTAATGAGAGACATGAATTTGCCCTAAGACCTGTCTTCATTCGAAGGATTGCACACCAACACTCTCTGCGCGTGCTTATTCGACGTTGAAGTAGTGCAGAGAACATGACGTTTAAGGTACAGTGTCTTTTGTCGCTATCCGTTCAACACCTAGAAAAAGCCAAGCGTTTTTGCGCGGAAGAGTCTTTCCGTACCGGGTACAGAGGATAAAGCGGGTATAGACGTGCTTGTTCGTATTTCCTTTAGATAAAGTAAGGGCACGTCACACACACCAACGGGTACTGCCTTCCGTTGTTCCCTAGCTTGTCGCATTGGATTTGGCGACGGGAAAGTGCATGTCTGAACGAACTACAGTGTGTAGTATCAAAGAATCTGTTGCAGCATGTGAAGACAAGAACTATAAACCGCAGGGTTGCGCCACAAATAGAATTGTTTTCGGCAAGGGtcaggaagaagagctggGCGTCCTAATCAAGGACAAACGCCTCCCAATGTGTATACGCAGATACGTGTAACGCGGTCCGGTAAGCGTGACATCGAATGAAAAAAGCCGGTACACCGCAAGCAGGGAGGACATAACGTGACAATTTAATGCGGGCCACGAAGTCGACCTACATATTTGCCGCTCAATATAACCGCGTTCTGCTCTCATTGTTACTCTCTTGTTCCGGGTATCAGAAAATGCGAGCTTGCGGCAAGCTGTCTATGCTGATATAtatcttcttcgtcggatATACCGTGGACGCTGTACGCTTGTTTCTATTGGGGGCTTAGAAAGGAAGACCCAGCTCGCACTACATACCCTCTGAAACTCGTCACGAGTGCATTCATCGCTTCGAAAATCCAAGCACACTACGTGTGACTCACCTGTCAACGGCTGGTGCACGGTAGACAATGTACTAAAACCCTACTAGTCCCACCCTCGTAAGCACATGAGAAAAATCACCGGACTGTAACAGAAATCCATAATAAAACTTTCGTTGCAGATAGCGTGATTTCTCTAACGTCGCGCTATCTGCTGACCGGTGGTTCACTGGCCGGCCGGTGGGGAGAGTGACTCTCTGGGCGGTTCTGCTGGGACCTTAAGGACGCACGAGGTTTTGCGCAAAGGGGCCTCGCCCTCCAACTATTTGGCGGGGGTACTCACCGTATGCCACGTTGGCATGTACTCACAGACCTCAGCATGTAGACCCATTGTAGTGTCAAAATAAGCGTGTTAATGAATTGTGCAAGCATAAAGACTGCTCCCTTATATTGCGTCGGTAGGAATGGTGTCACGCTTCGACTTGCCGGCAGATATCGAGCATGCAGCGGtggcctcgtcttcgtccgaATTTCCGACTTCTAGGATTTCCCTaacgtttctgtttctttccgggCTACGGAAAAGGGATTTCCTTTCAACTCCTGGCTCCCGCTTTTGTGACGTCTCTTTCACCCTTTGAGACGGTAGTAGAAAAAGCGATAACTCCGGACACGTTTAAGGGCGTGTGCGAGTTCTGATCCATCAACAAATTGGTGGGTCTTGGGAAAGTTTGTGGTTTCGAAACAGCTGCCATGGCCATGTATTTTCTCATTTCGTTTCGTCCGGTTTACCCCAGCACGCGTCTCGTAACGTGTGTGTACGGCCTGGACGCTAGTGTACCGGTTGCTGCTCTCGCGGCACGGACACGTTAGTACAAAACGGATCCTTTTCTGGTGCCAGCGGTGCCCGGACAAATTTAGAAGCGATTAATTGTTAAattcgtcttcccttctcgttgTGCTTTCATTCGGTAGCGAGATTATCGGAGGACATTGCACCTCTAGCTACGAGTGGACCACATGACTGGATTCCCGCGGCGTCCTGTTTTTATGCGAGCGTTACGCATTGTTCGTTaccctcgtctctcgcaaTGAAATGCAATACGTCGTGGTTATCTTTCGTATTCCATCTCAAGAATTCTTTGGTACGAGAAATCCGTTGCCACCCGTTTCTGAGCAGCACCGAACCGGCGTCGTGGCACCGACCCCGCCATTCTACGAGTCGGGACTGAAGttttttccggtttttcttACACGCCAGTGGTCTTCCTAGCCGCCCCTTTCTCGACGTCGGCATGGAAGGCCGTCGTGTCCTTTGGAACTGCAGCAAGGTGTAGCCCTCAGGATTTTAACAGCAGGTGCCGCTGCTATAATATCCAGGGAAGTGTCGCCGTCCTGCTGCGAGAATTTCCGGAATCTAGCACCATGACCCTGTGTCTGTGGTTCTTCCTGTTTTACGTGCTCTGCTGCGGCTTGTTGCTGCCTGTATGTATGCACGTCTTTCATCCTAATCCACGAGAGCTTAACCATGAGCTCATGCACTTTGACGTGAACCACAGCGTGGTCGCAGCTACTCTCTCATACTTTGATCGCTATGTTGTTTGGCTCCTTATATAGGAGAAACAGGTGCGGTCGTGTCGAGTACTCTGCGTTCGACATGCTTGCCACTGACATCTCGTTCCCGCCCTTCGTGGGATTTCCGGGGGTATTCGGTTCAACCCAGTTCTCCCGACGCCCCGGTACAGGTCAGCGGATAGACTCGCAGCCGCAGGCCTGGCCAGTTACACAAAAGCTGGTTTTCCGATTTCACAGAGGGCTTTCCTTTACGAGGGCCTCTTCTGATGGCAATCCAACTTGCGGTTAGAACTTCTCCGATTCAGTTACCGAGT
The sequence above is a segment of the Neospora caninum Liverpool complete genome, chromosome IX genome. Coding sequences within it:
- a CDS encoding putative WD domain, G-beta repeat-containing protein, encoding MEKGRATNYNRPDEGSHPSGSPQASLETTGGQVTSVSATGSSGHGKECDEEANTGPQAVSLVYRHIFGATAEVKNAVHFVVQGVVAYPAGHHVVLYSTETRTQKFLPGSDESLGCTCLAISTNRRFLAVGERCTQRALVTIHDLLTNKRKKSLAFVECISNSFVSLAFSADTKMLLALGGPPDWCLVYWAWEKPKVLASYKINGPSKIRYCECSFNPLDSNVVCMIGDGVSRLMKLQEGGFRPMQNHLLKREGQGYSCHAWLADGNIVAGTEAGELVLFDNGGDFRGSLTCAPGAKRSVLCIVPTSKGFICGGEDATLHMYEKTDDDQYKTSMELKVEHQNPGLDVCELKPLIVTCGEDRSIRVWDFLKNTMELCKFYSEEVYSVAFHPSGFHILAGFSDKLRLMNLLLDDLTTMREFIIKGCRECRFSNGGHLFAAVHSNLIQVYETYTCRSLVTLRGHNSKVRSLCWSPDDSILVSTGMDGAVYEFSVMKEGLRLSDWVYKGINFSSAVVRRGDEEAVNTLFVVGSDNSLKVVSNSQLVNTYDAGSTLSSLALPRTTRALFAGTADPGAPGQLRSYAFPLTGEYLRYQCHAGPVQRICVSKDERLVISCGIDGTLCICGIVDKDRAVDDEEELTGPTVYTDEVLVTRTQVRERKAQMTELERQVEDLTNQMDFQLRNRETQHKEQLLQLEERYNHELELERNKYDILREEKQEQEQEFMDQERVREDKHAATVQQMETNFQNKMTIEVARYHKVLSERERDNAAWEERLKQVTEDFSAKLAQMTAEFESSKKASRDELASLREQQDLAFKTHQELLRQIEEDADREIEELKEAYEEKLAHENAEKVRLRGQTGIHRKRHEDLKEQTELLKEELKHKEEASQRYRTDIDKLLTDREIVLKEIQERDRTIGDKEQRVYELKKQNQELEKFKFVLGHKIRELKAMIDPKDKTIADMQRQIQAMDAELVDYHRQNKLANLELGQLKLKQRALQDEIVDRRQQLAIAEQQMKRMKNDLYECVQNIQDPKKRKEAITRLYQKYITNELAKNDVDFDILKEQNRQRDYLEKSVESLKRRLAKDSEVHRQDNIKIMQENASLICEINDLRREVNLLRLERQESRVPGASRNSLKSRKKADTGRQPGEATQGPNTHEELAKTVEMQRKQIELLTAQNDALQHKLNQKQTRYLPPKPQNHPPRRASKTEEKKLPQRIPSFSKKPPDSERGSPRTSQRQVTKPSPNYSEATKEAVTPPKRRPSSSKRPTSSPESSVSHEIGTEPESARIENASETNVNEAGPDPCGLRRDAHRLDGATNKRTPEEAETESLPAYTQEEGEQEKPGEQNQTRSGVNEHGLDETNGDTRPLEAPVEEQEAQPSDCSEPAQNNDGEEKVGDVFSDPSAEKSAHEMEEAR